TTGGAGAATCAGCTATGCTTATCTATTATCTGCTTATTGCTTTTCAGTCGCCGAGTAGATAAATTCCAAACTCTtacattattttgtttaaagagTCCGACTTCGATATCACATCTTCTGTTCTCGACGAGTTTGCTAAATTCTGATTTTTTTACTTCTTATTCCGTTCAGTTTCTAAACCAATCCAATACTAGTGATGATCCTTCTAGGTTTATATTATCTCTACTTTCTTCGAACAATTTGAACAAAGAATGTGTTCTCCGGCTTCTGATGTCACATGTTCCGTATTAGCTccacaataaaataaagaataactAACAAGTTTGAGAGGATCTTTCTCGTACAAGCGATAAATCTCCTGTAAATTTCAGTTTGAAGGAATCTTATTATTTCATATCTGTAGTCTGTTTGTGTTCCTATATCAGCAGttatttcttgttttatttgtGTTTGGTGCTAAAGATCTTGAATTTTGGTTATTAAGTAATGGACTGTCGCTATAGATTGATTGACTTTCATGTTCTCTTTTAGAATAGGATGTTGAATAGGACTCCTCCAAGTATACTTCACAGGAACATGAAAATGGAGTCACAAACTACCTCGCATCCTTCTGCTTGGAGGATTGATATAGATATGACAGATAATTTATCGGAAAAACAACCGAATGTTGAAATAACAAAAACGCTCCTCTCCAAATACTACGAGTATTTGCCATATAACCGCATTCACAAGGAGAGTGTCGTCAATGTCTTGCATTTTCGTGAAATGGGAACAAGTTGTATGACTTACAGTCAAAATCCATCAAGGACAAAGCCTTCATCATCTCATAAAAGGAATCAGTGCTTCTATACAAGGTCCCTTTGTGCAGCAAAGTTTGTGTCCTCTGTTCAGGCACTTCAATATCCTATTACTAATGTAGGCCAGGCAGCAGAAGAAATCGACGAAAGGCTTCGCCCGAGGCAGTTTGAGTATCACCCGTCTGACCAAAGTCTAATGGCGGTTGGAACCCTCGATGGAGAAGTCGTGATTCTGAACCATGAAACAGGAAATATTATTAAGTATATCTCACCTTACCAGCAAATCAGCGGTATTCTTGGCCTCTGCTGGCTTAAAAAACAACCCTCAAAGGTATGTTGTCAAAACTATTTACTAATCACTGTCTCACCTCCATCCTCCAACAATCCAATAAGTTTTTAGTTGTCTGACTAAGTGGTTTATGACACAATCGTGTGATCATTATTTCAAAAACACTAATTTACAATCTTCTTTGTTTTTCATCTTGTTAGCTTgagtatttatttttgaatctcTATTGCTTGATATTTGATCAACTTATATTTATGTGTCTTTGATGAACCTGAGCTTTTGCTGATAGAAATGTATTTCATTTTGCCAATCTAGCTCCTGGTGGGCTCGGATAATGATGCTTTAAGATTATATGACATCAACAACGTTAATTCAAAACTAGAAGATGGATATTCGATTGCTGCAGTCACCTTTGATGACTTTGAGCAGTTGACATCAGTTCACGTAAACTCAACAGATGATTGGTGCCTGACAAGTGGTTACTCCAAGAAAGTTGCCATATATGATGTATGCACTGGACAGCGCCTACAATTGTTCACGGACATGCATCGTGAACCAATAAATGTGGCTAAGTTTTCAAATCATTCCCCTAATCTCCTAGCAACTTCTTCATTTGATCGTGATGTGAAGATGTGGGACCTAAGACAGGATCCCATGCGACCTTGCTATACAGCTTCAAGCTCGAGAGGAAATGTGATGGTTTGTTTCTCTCATGACGATCTTTATCTACTCGTCTCGGCTGTAGATAACGAGGTACATATTTCACCTGAAATTCAATTTTCTTATTGATGTCGCAAATGTTGTTAGGAGCTTACATCATTTTGAGTAATTATATAATGGTTATTAATTTTGGTCCATATACTAAACTAGTTGGGTCTTATTAGACATGCTTAACGTCTTCGGCCCGAAACTATATCTTTAAGCCTGGAACCGGCCCATTAAGCCCGGAACTGAAATCGGTTATGCGCAACCGGTTCCGGAACCTCCCCGAATCCATTAGTGAATGGATCACGATGGTTTTTCACTTATGAAACCGGAACAAGTCagaatgttaaaaataaaaaaatgaaaacagtTGTTGGGATCCACCGGAACGATTGACAAATTTGCATGCTCAGGTTCCGAGTAAGATCCGGAGTTTTCCAAATATATCTTAGTAAATCATGATGAATTTTAAACGTTTAATGTAGTTATCATTGtttcatttatatttatcattttgtatgatactttattcaaataattttgccattagtaattttaaaaaaggcTCGGAACTGGTTGGAACCGGCCCGGAACTGGTGCATCCACTACCAGTTCGAGTAGTGGATCGGATTGGTTAACTGGAACCGGTTTTGGACCTGTTCTTACTGTTTCCGGCACTGGTTCATCCGGAACCCCTCGGAACCGTTAAGCATGGCTAGgtcatttcaatatatattcaTGACTAGGCAATGTTAAAACATAAGGTATTGTTTGGTTGAGTTTGTGTCAGCTCAAGATTTCTGGGGGTTNGTAGCAAACaagattcatatatatatatatatatatatatattatatcgcTCTTTTCTCAACTCTCTGTGATGTTAGGTATCGTTTTAATGAAATGCTGAAAATTTTGATGTTCTGCTTGTGACAGGATACAGGAGTGGGGAGCTCAATTTTTGTGCAGTCATTGAGAAGCGATCCTTTTAGAGTAAGTTCTTTATTTTCTATCTACATATACTGTGATCATATCTCGGCTGATTGATTTTCATATATCCACATTCAACATTATGTGTTGTTAGGACTTAACATCGGTTTTTGGAAAAGCTTTTGTCCTTACTATATACAGATACTTCTAATATCTTGAATtaactatatttattttacaagaaaaataGGATTGCATGAAATTGGTCTACTTATTTTAGGCTAGTTTAATATTTCGAGAACTTATGATCGAGcttgttttgttattttaacataaattgTTTTTCATAAAACCTTTTTGAATGCAGCATTTTCACATGGCTGTCCTTGCTGCCTACTCTGGGCGAAAAGCCAAGAATGAAATTATCAAGGTGGTTTCTTATCAGTACTATTTTAGTTATTGTTATTACTGTTATTAGTATTGTTGTTATAGTTCGGGTGTTGGTGGTATGCACAGGTCAACTTACTTTCAACAAGCCGTTGTGCCGAGGAACATACCGCCAGCCCAAACGTGCGCTGCCCTTCCTATGGCAAGGGAGGCTGAGATCTCGTGGATCTGAATTTTTTCATTGAGTGAAGAAATTATTCAGCGCTATAGTCAGTCTATCATTTGAATTGTATATGCTTCCCCATTTTTTGACATTGAACATTGTTTTTTAAGAATTTGTATGTGTAAAATATTAAGTTAAGATAAAAATGAGTGGTACACAGTGATTCACCTTGTACTTATTTTGTTGAGCTATAGATCACTGTAGTAAGCATTTTGTATGTTCTGTCCAATATAGACAATGAAATATCACATTCTAGCAAAAAGgctaaatttgaaattttctgtTCTTTCATTGCATTTCATGTGCTTGTGCATAAATACTCTACTACAGACATTTCAAATTTAGGATATTTGCTTTATGATACACTGACGAAGAATGAAACTATCACCCCCAACAATCTGAGGTGGTTTTGGATCTCCGTTGGCCATTTCTTGATCTTGGGGTTTGCAAATACTCCATTTCAATGTGTAAATGTATGTTTTGTTTGTCGAGGAACACTATGGCTTGACACTAGCGAACTACAAGACACTCATTCTCTCTACGATGTTCATTGAACAATCGTTCAATGCTTGTGGTTTGTTGCCTCTCAGCCACATTTCTTTCTAACAGCTCTTGATTTGTGCTAGTTCTTTGATTCTAGGTTGCAAAGGCAGGGATATTTTTACCGTTGCTTGAAGTAACGTTGCATTTGCTACAGCAAGTGCGCAACTTCGTGACATTAGGGACGTTACAACATGTCAACAATATGGTTACCGCCAAGAGCAAGCCCAAGTGCCTGTAATCTTCATTCCCTGGTTTTAATAGTGTGATTTGCAGTTGAAATTGATCGATAATACATCAGCAAAATAAAAGAATCTTTGTATTCTGATTCTAATAAATATTCTTGGCAACCATCTGTAATGCAGTTCGAAGGCTTAAGAAAAGTGGCGTGGTGAACATTATCCACATGAATAAATTGGCACAATACGAAGCATTTGAATAATTTCACAATGTTCCTAATACAATTCCCCCAAGAAAGGGCAAGTACCCCGCTTGACTACCTATCAGGACATCATAATTAAGCGTTAAACTGATACAGGCATGGGTTCAGCCCTCAAGGGGGGAACAAATTCTAACATCTTTGAGAAGCTGATTTTCACAGCCTTTGTTCGTTTGTTCTCAGGTGCGTGGTTTAAAATACCGCACAAAAATCAAGAGTCAGTCTTCTTCCTCAGAGGCAAGAGACATCTGCAACGTTCATACAAAATAATCAATTTGCCAAGAATGAAGTTTCTTGCATGACTGTGCAAATGATTTTCCATCAGATTTCTGAATTTTTCATCCTATTGGCTTTTACAAACAAACTGGAAAAGTTGAGTTCCCTTGCAACAAGATATATTATGAAACAAATGTACGCAGCCGCAAATGTGGAAACCACAGAAATGAAGAAAGCACCACTCTTCCCTTCGTCGGAGAAAAAATCAACCAAAAGATAACCATTGATAGCCATCACCAGGGAAGCCACAAGCCATGATACTATCTACAAACCAAAGAACACGAACGTTTTAGtttgtttcttttcttgtttCTGAACAAGAAAAACTGGGCGAATTCAATATCCTCAGATATTTGTATAAACAACTAGTGTATTTCTAACGGAATAAACAAGAACTTCCGAAACATATGAAGTGCAGAGTTTGTACGTTACGTGGAATGACCAACCAATCCATACAGAAAATCTCTCCCGTTTTACACATAACAAAGGACCAATTGATGCATATGGAATCTGAACATTTATGAACACGAAAATACCTGCAGAGCAGTGCCAATTTTGAAAATCCCCATTACTCTCTCTTTTGATACCAGGCAAAGCAGGGGAATGAGAGCAAATGGTATCTGAACAGACTGAAGCACGTTAAGCCATTCATTTAGGACATCCATCGAGTCCTCCGATGTATCAAAAACCAGAGCGACAATAAGGGTCGGGATAATAGCGAAGCTTCTTGTTATAAGTGCCCTTATCCACTTTCTCAACCGTAAATTTAGAAATCCACCCATAATAAATTGGCCAGCATAAGTGCCAGTAATAGTACTACTCTGGCCAGCTGCTAGTAAACCAATAgcccaaatataatatattggaAATATTCCTCCTCCATACTTTTCATGAAGATACTGCCCTGCATTTCCGAGGCCAATATTGTTGGCTTGTTCTGTACCATAAAATGCCTTGGCAAAAACAGCCATGACAAACAGATTTATCATGAAAGAGATTGATAAAGCCACGCCAGACTCGATCGAGTAGTACTTGAGGGCTTCTCGAACTCGACCTATCTTGTTTTTGTCGATATCTCTAGATTGTACTAGGGCGGAATGTAAATATACATTGTGGGGCATTATAATACACCCGACGACTCCTACTGCCTGCTGTATAGTTTTGGAGCTGAGTTTTGGAACCAAAATGCCTATATTCACAGATCAAATTAAAGAAATGTTATACAGAAGTTCACTTTTATCTATTCATTTAGAGAGAAAATCTCACCGAGTAAAAGTTCACGGCCACTAGGCTTTGTCTCACCAAACATCCATGCAAATGAGGCGGCCATTGTTGCTATAAGGACAGCAAAAAGTGCTTCCAATTTTCTCACACCATAGTTCTCCAAAAACAAGAAGATGAAACTGCATCAAGAAAGTGTCAAAACTGAACAGTTCAGATGTCAAATATAAATGTTGAACTAGTGTCCGAGTAGTTACTGGACGTTACGTTatttgaaaaagaaacaaatgaaaaacatccTCAAATTTTAGGAATTTAATATCCTGAAATCTCAACCACTGCAGACATCAGAAAAACACACCGTACACAAAAGTGAAACTTCATTCACGCTGCTTACTTATGAGGAATAATAAAACAATCTCATAAGCAATAAATACTTCAGACTCGCTTGTCCAAATCCAAGTAAAGAATTTGATCGAATCTATCACCATTCACCAATTAAACCTTAATCAATGGTATTTCTCACCCACAAATTTACACACATTAAAAACAGAAAATGACtaaataaatttcttaaccaTTCAAGGTAGTGTTATTTTCAACGAGTAGCCAAACTCATCAAGTGATAAAACCAAAGATATTCACGTACAATTATTTACCAGTCAAGAGCTGTGATAATGACTCCAGCCCAGAGAGGAAAGAAACCAGCGCTCAAAATCCTGATAGCAATAGCACTGCCAATCACTTCCTGAATGTCAGACCCAATCAGGGCCAGCTCCGTCATAATCCAAAGCAACAGACTAGCCCAGTTAGGATACTCCTCTCTGCAAAATTCCGCCAAGTGACGCCCCGTTGCCACGCCGAGACGAGCCGCCAGCAGCTGAACCAACAGGCCCATGGCGGTGGCCCACAAAAGCAGCCACAGAAGAGAATAACCCGCAATCGCCCCCGCCTGGAGATCCCCCTCGAGGTTACCCGGATCCAGGAAGGCTATACTCATCAAGAATCCCGGACCCGTAAATAGCCATAGCTTCCGCCACGAAAAAGGCGGCGCCTTGGTGGAATATTCGTCGGTGTCAGCCCCTTCGTCCACTCCAATGACGTGGATTTTCTCCGATGCGTCATAGGCTCGTTCTTCTTCGTCTTCATTGGACAAATCAGTTGGCCGATTCGTTAGCAACGGTTGCTGCTGGTCTTCTTCGAGTGAAGGCAtgtttcttgaagaaaaatcacCGAAGAACGACAAAAATTCACGCGAATGCTGGTTAAGAGGAAATAGTTCTGGGAAAGTGACTTGGAGAGGACAGTTTAAGGGTGCATTTATGGAGTGATCGCAAAGCTAGGGTGGTCATCGGCTTCCTcactaatttttatattaattaatctcGCACGTTTGTGCAGTGTGACTGTAGGCATAAAAGATGAAACAAAGCTTGTGGGGGAGACATAAAGTCATAAAACAGATTCCACTATTGCTATTATTGCaaaaagattcaatttttattctaaatttgaaaaaaatggtGTAAGTACGTTTTATGTTTCGTATAGGGTTTTTAGATATGGgtcacaaaattttaaatatttcaagcTCATAAAACATCCAGAAATACCCAATTATCCAGATCTTacacgaaattttttttaatcagaaTTAATGGCAATTGGTGGATTATTTCCACCATTTATGTATGATGTTTCCCAAGAAGATGAAGCACGAGTTTTACGGTGGGGTTGATTGCACTTGATCATAAGGGAAAAAAAATGAGTGTCAATTTTGGAAAGCACCTCACTTGTTTATATTGTTCTTGATATTGTCTTAATTTAGGTTTTAGAACGAAGGATGACCCACAATTCGGACAAAAAAATCGAAACACTATTGGACAAGATCACaagatatattaaaaaaaacagacaTTTAAACTCTTTTTATTCGATTTGTGATATAAATATtagttattaataattaaaaatatcaacaatattataaacataatcatttgaAACCCATTAAATTTGAGAATGGATAGGCTTTAagattgaatagattttgacgATTATGTTTGAACCCTTAGAAATGAGTTCTATTTAGAGCATAAACCAAATATTTGGGATGAGTTCAGAAACAAAAACTTTTGGATCTAAAGAACGTATTCTCAGAGGAGACTTTTTAactataaaatcaatttttatgttgagataaaaattgaaaaataagtttttataaatatcttataaaccgtatattatttttttttttgaaggaataAACCGTATATTTTTAGATGCTTAACTATGATGAAATGTAAGGTCTTATTTCAGATATTTAGATTTAATAAagtaacatattttaaaaatgtcatTGTATTCGGTATCTTAATATTATGATCTCAAAATAATACAATCAATATAATGAATTAGTAGTAGGTGGTACGTACAAATGTTATGTTTTTGCGGTTAAACATCAATTGCCTCCACAAGattcttatttaaaatatatcttacaaataaaaagtaaaataaagtgaagaatatatcttatttatttaaaatctcACGTGAAccccaattattattattttataagattttaCTTTTTACCTCAAACATTCTCGTGGGACCCCGAGAATGGCACACGTCTCTCTCAAATGTCAGCCAAAGCAAGCAGCCGCGAATCTTCGTATGTGCGCATATggcatttaaattttaatattggtGTGTGGACTGGACGGGCTTTCGTGTGTCACTACCATGTGCTTCCCACCTCTCGTTGGGTTTCACGGCAAAGCTCTTTTGGAAGAGATTCTCTTCCACTCCTCGGTTTCACATAAAGTCAGGAGATGTCAGTTATTGCAGTCATGCCTATGTATTTTTATATCACCACCCCAAACATACAGCGTGGATTAGGTTTTAACTTTGCGTTTGCGTTGGTTTATGCTTACAACGAGAGTAGGCATCGACATCCCATCTCTTGATTTTCGTTTACATTTTATGCTGAGAAAACTGTTGGTCCCACTTgtggaatttgagataataaaactcgaaaataaagaataaactggacactgagatttacgtggaaaacccctaaaaattattagggtaaaaaccacgggcaagatgaaaagaatttccactataatattttgtggtgtacaactcactcactgtgtttccaaagagaacacacactctctcaatacaggagaacaaaacacctcacaaatattatagaattaagcactcaaatgcttataagatgagagaaaactcgaagaagggatgatttcagagtgaatgggggagctctatttatagagccccttaaccgtgtgaatacgcgttaaaaaacGCGTATTCATATTTCCTCGAACGTTTCATTAAACAAAAGCAGCccacgttttttttttcttttgactGGTCCCCCCTTCCCactttgccgacatttctcccacttggagatttgattgagaatcaaacacatctccacacatcctttcaatcttgtcattccctactgcttacgtttccgctaggccacttgaggatctacaacac
This window of the Primulina huaijiensis isolate GDHJ02 chromosome 3, ASM1229523v2, whole genome shotgun sequence genome carries:
- the LOC140974361 gene encoding metal transporter Nramp3.2-like, whose translation is MPSLEEDQQQPLLTNRPTDLSNEDEEERAYDASEKIHVIGVDEGADTDEYSTKAPPFSWRKLWLFTGPGFLMSIAFLDPGNLEGDLQAGAIAGYSLLWLLLWATAMGLLVQLLAARLGVATGRHLAEFCREEYPNWASLLLWIMTELALIGSDIQEVIGSAIAIRILSAGFFPLWAGVIITALDCFIFLFLENYGVRKLEALFAVLIATMAASFAWMFGETKPSGRELLLGILVPKLSSKTIQQAVGVVGCIIMPHNVYLHSALVQSRDIDKNKIGRVREALKYYSIESGVALSISFMINLFVMAVFAKAFYGTEQANNIGLGNAGQYLHEKYGGGIFPIYYIWAIGLLAAGQSSTITGTYAGQFIMGGFLNLRLRKWIRALITRSFAIIPTLIVALVFDTSEDSMDVLNEWLNVLQSVQIPFALIPLLCLVSKERVMGIFKIGTALQIVSWLVASLVMAINGYLLVDFFSDEGKSGAFFISVVSTFAAAYICFIIYLVARELNFSSLFVKANRMKNSEI
- the LOC140974357 gene encoding protein DWD HYPERSENSITIVE TO UV-B 1-like: MLNRTPPSILHRNMKMESQTTSHPSAWRIDIDMTDNLSEKQPNVEITKTLLSKYYEYLPYNRIHKESVVNVLHFREMGTSCMTYSQNPSRTKPSSSHKRNQCFYTRSLCAAKFVSSVQALQYPITNVGQAAEEIDERLRPRQFEYHPSDQSLMAVGTLDGEVVILNHETGNIIKYISPYQQISGILGLCWLKKQPSKLLVGSDNDALRLYDINNVNSKLEDGYSIAAVTFDDFEQLTSVHVNSTDDWCLTSGYSKKVAIYDVCTGQRLQLFTDMHREPINVAKFSNHSPNLLATSSFDRDVKMWDLRQDPMRPCYTASSSRGNVMVCFSHDDLYLLVSAVDNEVHISPEIQFSY